A region of Halosolutus amylolyticus DNA encodes the following proteins:
- a CDS encoding translation initiation factor IF-5A, with the protein MAKQQQEVRDLQEGSYVMIDDAACKINSYSTAKPGKHGSAKARVEAEGVFDGKKRSLSQPVDAKIWVPIIERKQGQVVSVDGSDMQVMDLETYETITMRVPEDQDVSPDDNIEYLEMDDQRKIV; encoded by the coding sequence ATGGCGAAACAGCAGCAAGAAGTTCGCGACCTCCAGGAAGGGAGCTACGTCATGATCGACGACGCCGCGTGCAAGATCAACTCGTACTCGACGGCGAAGCCGGGCAAACACGGCAGCGCCAAGGCCCGCGTCGAGGCAGAGGGCGTCTTCGACGGCAAGAAGCGATCGCTCTCCCAGCCGGTCGACGCGAAGATCTGGGTCCCGATCATCGAGCGCAAACAGGGACAGGTCGTCTCCGTCGACGGCTCGGACATGCAGGTCATGGACCTCGAGACCTACGAGACGATCACGATGCGGGTCCCCGAGGACCAGGACGTCTCGCCTGACGACAACAT
- a CDS encoding sulfite oxidase — protein sequence MATESPREGRHEEIEAIVDRKAGGVSETRDEADKYTVVGAADRRTYANWLTPIEEHFVCHRNDIPDADADDWTVALTGHVEGDLPLSEIEESYPTVAVAHTMECAGNGRGQHRPETGSVQWGFEAAATAFWTGTPVSSILREHGVDSADGRWLTAIGGDPADGDDVFARSIPLSKALDDCILAYEMNGEALPREHGYPVRLIVPGWYGVNNVKWVEELRIMDSMVVQGSLDRDGEHAYWQQTAYRMHPEGVEPETNETVETADTWDQLEGAVEHPYTFDATVMSVIGTPSGEEPVPVGADEPIEVRGVAWAGDEGVDRVEVSTDGGDTWVDADLFGPEYAGAWRLFRYDWDADPGEYRMYSRATDDRGRRQPATISGPDDWRDALDDEAFPWNEGGYAANAYEPNGVDVAVRETDESSSAE from the coding sequence ATGGCCACAGAAAGTCCACGGGAGGGGCGTCACGAGGAGATCGAGGCGATCGTCGACCGAAAGGCGGGCGGCGTCTCGGAGACGCGGGACGAGGCCGACAAGTACACTGTCGTTGGGGCCGCCGATCGGCGCACGTACGCGAACTGGTTGACGCCGATCGAGGAACACTTCGTCTGCCACCGGAACGACATCCCGGACGCCGACGCGGACGACTGGACCGTCGCGCTCACCGGGCACGTCGAGGGTGATCTTCCGCTGAGCGAGATCGAGGAGTCGTACCCGACGGTGGCGGTCGCGCACACGATGGAGTGTGCCGGCAACGGTCGCGGCCAGCACCGACCCGAGACGGGGAGCGTCCAGTGGGGGTTCGAAGCGGCCGCCACGGCCTTCTGGACCGGCACCCCGGTCAGTTCGATCCTCCGCGAGCACGGCGTGGACTCGGCGGACGGGCGGTGGCTCACCGCGATCGGCGGCGATCCGGCGGACGGCGACGACGTGTTCGCGCGATCGATCCCGCTCTCGAAGGCGCTCGACGACTGCATCCTGGCCTACGAGATGAACGGCGAGGCGCTGCCGCGCGAGCACGGCTATCCGGTCCGCCTGATCGTTCCCGGCTGGTACGGCGTGAACAACGTGAAGTGGGTCGAAGAACTCCGGATCATGGACTCGATGGTGGTCCAGGGGTCGCTCGATCGCGACGGCGAACACGCCTACTGGCAACAGACCGCCTACCGAATGCATCCCGAAGGGGTCGAACCAGAGACGAACGAGACCGTCGAGACGGCCGACACGTGGGACCAGCTCGAGGGCGCGGTCGAGCACCCCTACACGTTCGACGCGACCGTGATGTCGGTGATCGGGACGCCGTCCGGGGAGGAACCGGTTCCGGTGGGCGCGGACGAACCGATCGAGGTTCGCGGAGTCGCCTGGGCGGGCGACGAGGGGGTCGATCGCGTCGAGGTGTCGACCGACGGCGGCGACACCTGGGTCGACGCGGACCTGTTCGGTCCCGAGTACGCCGGCGCGTGGCGGCTGTTCCGGTACGACTGGGACGCCGACCCGGGCGAGTACCGGATGTACTCCCGCGCGACCGACGACCGGGGGCGGCGACAGCCGGCAACTATCTCCGGGCCGGACGACTGGCGCGACGCCCTCGATGACGAGGCGTTCCCCTGGAACGAGGGCGGGTACGCCGCGAACGCGTACGAGCCGAACGGCGTGGACGTCGCGGTCCGCGAGACGGACGAATCATCGTCTGCGGAGTAG